One Uloborus diversus isolate 005 chromosome 7, Udiv.v.3.1, whole genome shotgun sequence genomic window, attatttgtaaatatacaggcgaaccaaaagaccttttaatttttctattacttgcaaagccgtgcggctaccactagtttctaataaaataataatagtaatattaattaaaaataaataaataaataaaaaatattttaaaaaataaaacaaaaaaagagagcgaaaaaataaaaaagggaatgaaggTTGAAAAAATTGGAGGAATTTTcgccattggggggggggggcaccccagCAAAACAATAATATGAATCATGAACTATCTTTCGTGAAATGATAATTATTATCTTCAAGCAACTGAAGAAATTCAGTGACATCACTAGGATTTCTATACGCAATGACGCCACCACTGTTCCTTGCTGATTCAATTCCTTTTTCTAATGAAGTATACCTTATTTGATATTTTCTCAAGTCAAGGGTTTTTGCATTTCCTGCTTTGGTCACTTCTTGAAAGTTCAGCATTCCGCCACCCATTGCTGTCAAGATAGCTTGAGGTCCACATGTGTCCCAAAAGTGAGTCGTTCCCTGTGACAAAACGTACAAGTCCGCTTCCTTACAAGCTACCAGTAGGTTTTTATAGCCGGCACCAGCAGCGTGCACTACTTGATACCTCGATTTCATGATATCTAGTAGACGTTCGTTCTCGCTGCTGCTGGTTACTATTATTCTTCTCTCTATTTCTTCACTCTTTAGGTTGTTGGAGATTTCACTTGCATTTTGGTGAGCGAGTCCCCAATAGACTTTACTTCTCCATCTAAGAAACACAAAcaatatttataatattaaatAGATAATATTTAATGAACCACTTTGCACTAAAAAGCAGAGTCctgttaaatttagaaaaaagttctAGCAACTGGGTTAAgtggaattttctttctttctttcttttttaaaaaaatcctgtaaAATGCGTTGAAAAGGTAAAAAGCatttcaattttcatgaaaattttgataaattttttaaaaataatttactaaaaaattcgaaatcaaactttttatatGGTCCCCAGTTCCTCAAAATTTCATTTAgggaaaataaaagcataaaaaaataatttgaagacaAAAAGTTTATCGCAGCAAAGACCATAATATAgcactttttttcgttttgtttgaatgccatttttttgcttaaaatacaAAACGTGAAAATACACTTTTAagactaagttttttttaaagttctattttcgattttcaatgcTTGAAATACGTTTGTTTGAAGCGTTAAAAGTGTGATCAGCGTACTCATAGAACCGATATAGACGATATTCAAATAATCAATCCCCGTAAACTTGTTTTTACCTTCGCTGGATTATCACCGAGACAAAACTACATGTACAGTACAGCGGTTCCAAACTTCTCCGATTCGCGGCATACTTacaagaattagaattttctcacaacACCTCAGTCTGTCTCTAGTATACATTAACAGTAAACCCCCTCATTTTTCCTAATCGTATAAAAACCGGACTTCTCTTAATTCggacagccatttagatgtacaaatcctcatataaataatagtcgatgatcgactaactcgcgtgtttcaacaatgaaactcgcaccacggcatgataatttaataatatgtttttgtaacttttaacatgcagggaaaggctttatcgcgacaaggctgaactcgatccggtaacttaactgttttactggtaagactgtgtcatttcaggggaatgaagaaacgaagaaaTGGTCAACAATGTATGCTACCTAATGGAGTAACATTTGGTTTAACATTCCTTCTTCCCTAAGAACTGTATGTTGGACTTACGTAATTTGAGGAGATAAGgtcaatttattaaatttaatacgCATCTGGATTGAAAAAGTGTTATCActgacaattgaggcagtgagaagcaaaaggatggaAGTGCTGAAATTAAAAGCTGTGATAAAACCAGTACAAGTTTTTAGAGGCCCTGTCCTCTGTTTGGGCCAAGAGAtactactagtagccctggtagattctgctatacagcatgacgtacaaaattatttcaataaaagcctataCTTGGGATCTGAACTTTAACCGGATTTTACTTGACACTTTAAAACGTCCACGTACATCCTGGGTGTAGCCAGACGAGGGCAAGGAGGGGCAACTGTCAATCCCTAGAAGAGAACCCACACATCTGACTCCCATACTCCTTCCAAATGTCAgctaagataatttaaaattgcaattttaggacttcagtttcgaaatatttCCCGTGAGAGTCACATAACAAGTTTTTCTACTCTCATCTGACaaaaaatagcatgaaattttttttttggtggggaggGGGTGGGTTGTAGGGGGAGAGCAGGACTATAGTTATAAGCAGCGCCTATGCTTGCCCCTCCTTAGTGGCAAGGGTCCATACGTACACCCCTGTACTTCTCACTACCTCACTTGTTCGATCGATCatgcgaaaaataaaaagaaaatagttgcACGTACTTCAGCGATTGCAAGTCTTTGTCATAGAAGGGTTGGTTAATTACTCCTAGGATTGGGTCACCAGTCTCCAAATCATAAGCTCCGATGAGAACACATACACATTTCAGCCCGTACTGCAAAATGCCTGAATCGTTTATTTCGTCTGCTTTCGCTTGGATGTACTCAGCTGTAGAAtctaaaatggaatttttttttgttgtattttaatcatttagaCAAAAtctatctgtacctcagagccagactaacataagtccaaaagttgcgattttccgtttattaatgcattttatgTAGAATCATATTCCGTATCGAGCCATGCGAAacgaaattctaaaaaaaaaaaaaaaaacctttgtaa contains:
- the LOC129225965 gene encoding inositol polyphosphate 1-phosphatase-like, with translation MSPMAEEEIPLNDLLHCLLECSEKAARIAQIFREENDLFELLVEKKSVLERNKRFIQDYKTLADVLVQETIKLDVAQKFPSILSKIEGEEQNTFQNTLGESIRVELTSVPQTTDLLCQVLNGNRHVAEVLSRIVHSESDKFETECTESSCIASKRIGIWIDPIDSTAEYIQAKADEINDSGILQYGLKCVCVLIGAYDLETGDPILGVINQPFYDKDLQSLKWRSKVYWGLAHQNASEISNNLKSEEIERRIIVTSSSENERLLDIMKSRYQVVHAAGAGYKNLLVACKEADLYVLSQGTTHFWDTCGPQAILTAMGGGMLNFQEVTKAGNAKTLDLRKYQIRYTSLEKGIESARNSGGVIAYRNPSDVTEFLQLLEDNNYHFTKDSS